The genomic region tgtatgctctgatacatcatattctagtcctctttatctcatactctgtttagttggatatatgtaatgcaatattgaaagtatttttaatgtttcaagtttgtgTAATATTTTTAATACCATTTTGTTAAACAAGGTCTGAATCAGATGTTTTAGTTGGTTCAATGGTATACTTTATGCTGCATTAATGTACTCCTTCAAAGTGTTAAGTCTCAGCCATCTGTTCACACTGTGAATTAAAATTGTCAAGGTCCATAAAAGTATAACTCGTTAAAATTTTGTCAcactttgattcaccccccccctctcagagtgttttcCACTTCCAACAGGTCCATGAAAGAAACCTCAACTTCTGGCATCTCTGCTGGGAGAAATACTGGCCCCTATTTCTGCTTTTCAATGTTGGGTGTGAGATattcaaaattgaaattcaaactTAACCATGGAAGTCACGGTCACTGTTGAGGGTCCAAACAGTTAAGGAAGAGCCCGTGGAAACAAAACGggaaacaaaagcttagaaagggCCCACATTGCCACCTAAgcggtcaaagcttagtgtgtgctctTTAAGCCATCCCAAATTGCCTAGATAGAGGGTATGCAGTGCTGGAAACAGAGCGATTTCATCCATAAATACATTCGCGATCGACGATCAATTTTCGCGAATTTTTCAATAGCCGTTTTTCATGTGTCACCATTTTTCTCTGCTCGCaatttgtttttaatattttgtaTTTTTAAGGTAAGTGCTATCATTGTGGGGATAGTTCCCTCTATTACCTTCCAACAAGATTTACAAAGGATCATAAAATACTTTATAGAACAATCACTACCCCTTGCAAACACCCATCAAATCCAAGACTCTCCACTCTAAATATGATTGCAATGGCTTCATAGGTCTGATCATCCACCCAGAACAATCGTTCAAATTGTTCATATAAAGTTTCGGGCCTACAAATGCAACTGAGACCGCAATGATGGTCCATCTACCTTCCACCTCTCCTCTCCTAATGGCAGCAAAATCTATAAGAACACTATCACCCAACACGGCTCTAACGCGACTCTAGATAGATCCTGTGTTTTCAGAGGATTCCAAATCTCCATGAGCCCGAAAATACCCCAAACCAAGGTTACATTCTTTTTCTGAGTGCACCTTTGAACCGGTCAGATTGTACTCAATTGTTTATGTGTTTCTTTCCTCTCGAGATTTTCCACGTACAACAAGAACACCATTCCCTTTATTCACCTAAAAAATCTCAGAGCAATGAAGTCGTCCTGCCGAAACTCATCTCACTCCCTGTCTAGAGATATTGGTAACCAAACCTCCCTCCACATCGGCAATCTCCCTCTGTAAATCTGTCATTTTAGTCTCTCCAAAGGTGACAGATCCGGACTCACATGTGATTCCTTTGTTAGCAAGCAGATCTGTCGATTTGCTCCCTTCCCTGTAGGTATGAGAAATAGCGAAATGTTCAATTTTATCTAACCAGTATCTCGCTGCCTTAACTAGTTGGTCCAATTTCCAATTCAATGACCCCCCTGTTCTTAAAGCATTGATACAAACTTGAGAGTCCCCTTCAATTTCAACCATGTTGTACCATTTAGATACGCATAACTGAATCCCTCTTCTCATGGCCTCTCCCTCCGCAAGATTGTTAGTTAAGGAGCCCAATGCCCCAAACATGCCCCATTTACATTCCCCAGATTCGTTCCTAATCAGGCAACCAAATCCAGAATCCCCCGGGTTGGCCCTcgctgcaccatcaaaattcattttAACCCAACCCGGTTTCAGAGGTTTCCACCTAACCTCCTTTTTCATCGATTTATCTTTGATAACAAATCCCACCGACACCTTGAGATATTTCCACTTCTTTTGAATAGCCTCGTCCCAACTCGAAATATATCTGACTTTCTTGTCTCTCACCTTGCTAATGACCACTTCACAAATACTCTGTTTAATATCTTCTATAACCAAATGAACATTCCTTGAAATAGCCCTAAACACCCTATATGAACATTCCTTGAAATAGCCCTAAACACcctattgttcctttctttccagattttCCATGCTACCATTGAAGGTCCCACCGTTCATATATCTCCCCAAAGTGAATGCTTTCCTATGACCGACCAACTTCTAATGAAGTGAATCAACTTCCTAGGCTTGACCAATTGAATGTTGATTGAATCAAGGAACCAATCCCAACATTCCTTTGCAAACTGACACTCATATAGAAGGTGATTGGTGTTCTCCTCTTCTCTAGCACACAAACTACAGATGCTCGGACCAGCAATCCCAATAACCTTCAACCTTTCTCCCGACAATATTTTGTCATGCAGTGCCACCCATAGAAAAGCCCATGCTCTGGGCGCCACTAATTTACTCCAACACATCTGAGCTGGCCAATCTTCCTCCACTCTTCTCCTCAATAGCTCATAACCCAACTTCACCGAGTAATTCCCAGATGAAGCCACACACCATAAATTTCATCATCCTCCAAGTCAACATTCATTCTTCTAATAGAAAGCTCCTCACTCACCTGCAATCTGTCCTCCATGTCCAATCTTCCCAAAGCATCCCAGTTCCAAATCACCATCTCCCCAACCTGCCCTAGGTTAGATATGTAATCAACGACTACCACTCCAACACCCTCTTCTGCCTCCACCACCTTCtccttatctacaatgagatcgaCAAGCGCTACTCCTCCATTCCAAAAGTCCCTTTGAAAGCTCGCTTTTCTACCATTCCCCACCTTCCATGTCAAGTGATCTATTATAACTTGTCTGCTTTCACACAAAAAAATCCAAATCGCTGATCCCTTTGGGGGATTTGCAATAGTTAAAACTCTACTCGGATTATCTGAATCCAAATACTTATGTCTCATGACCCGACACCATAACTTATCAGGATGCTTTAACATCTTCCAAGATAACTTCACACCTAAAGCCAAATTCTGATTGGAAATATCTTGAATGCGTACACCCCCTTCTGCCTTGTCCAGGCACACTATTTTCCATCCAACAAGTAGAAACTTCTTAGCTTCTTTTGATCCAGACCACATGAATCTCTTGAAAATACTCTCCATCTTCCTAATCACCTCCTTATTGATGTTGTAGCAGGACATGGTATAAATTGGAATGGCTGACAAAACAACCCTAAGCAAGACTATCCTCCGGGCCTGGGATAACCAACTATTTTTCCAATTTGAAGCTTTATTCTGGCATTTCTCTAAAATCTCCCTCCATAGTTTATTTCTCCTACATCCATCAAATAGTGGGAGCCCCAAATATTTGACCGCAAGTTGACCCTCTTTGAAACCTAACGTGTCCACAATTCTCTTATGCACTCCATACTTGGACTTGAAGAAAAATACCTCAAACTTATCTTTATTTATGAACTGTCCAGACACTGTAGAGTACAGATCCAATATACCCTTGATGACCCGAGCCTCCCTGACTGATGCTTCTCCAAACAacataatatcatctacaaattgtgAATGGGATATCGGCTCCATTTCCTCAGAAATATCCACTCCCTTCCATAGCCTATTCCTTCTAGCTGCTTTGATCAACCAATTTAATGCTTCCGCCATCAACTCAAATAAGAAAGGTGAGATCAGATCTCCTTGACAAAGACCGTTTCCTGATTAAAAAAATCTATATAACGAGCCATTGACCATGATTGAAAATCTAGGTTTAAGAATGCAAGTTTTAATAATATCAATCCATTCCTTAGAGAATCCAAATTTATCCAATACCCCAAAAATAAAACTCCAAGAAACCCTGTCATATGCCTTAATCGCGTCTAGTTTAATAGCCATACCTCTAATGTTGGCGGACTTGATCGAGTGACAAACCTTGGAGGCCAAGATGATACTATCAACATTGTCTCTTCCAAGAGTAAACCCATTCTGTTCCTCAACCACCAATGATAGGAGTGACTTCTTAAGTCTATTCGCCAAAGCTTTAGCAAGTATTTTTAATATCTTTCACACACTTCCTTTTGGCCTGGATATCCTCTACCACCTTGTAAATATCTTCTCCCATAAAATCCCAACATCTGTGGAAGAATCTCGCTAGAAAGTTGTCAGGTCCTAGTGCTTTAGTGGGATGTAGAAGAAAGGCCGCCTCTTTGATTTCTGCTCAGGTGAAACTACTAGTCAACATCTAGTTATCTTCCTCCGACACTGGCCTAGGGATAACTTCCAAAACCAAGGACAGTTTGGCCCTATCTAATGGAGCATTATTACATAGGACTGATTCAAAAAACTTCACCGCTTCCTCACCTATGGACTGCTCTTCCAAACACCAACCTCCTTTCGAGTCCCTAATCCTGCCAATTCTATTAATCCCTCTTCTCACTTTCACTGAAGCGTGAACAAATTTCATGTTGAGATCTCCTTCTCTCAACCAAGTTTCTCGGGCTTCGTCTCTCCAATAATTTTTTTCTCTTGCCAGAATTTCTAATAGCTCTTCCTTCAGCCTCTTTTCCGTCTCAAATTCGGAGCAACCCATACCACTCGAAATAATCTTGTCATTAAGAAATTGTAACTCTTCCTCTATCCAAGCCTTTTccacaaagatatatttgaaacATGTCATGTTCCACTCCTTCAACTTGGATTTAAGGAAGTTCAATATGCGAACAAACCTGAAGCTCAATGTACCCTTGAATATATCACTCTCCTTCCACCAACCTTCTAACTTGGACTTCAAATCCAGATCCCGCCACCACATGGACTGGAATATAAAATATCCTTTAGAACATCTATGTTGACTATCCATTTTGAGTAGATTTGGGAAGTGGTGAGAAGCAGAATATGGCAGAATGGTAGAGACAAAAGAATCCGTCTCCATCCATCCTTTGGATATGAGGAATCGGTCTAGTCTCTCACGGATATTGGTGAAAGCCCTCCTTTTGTTTGTCCACGTGAATCTCCCATTGTTAGGCTTAATGTCGCACAACTGAGAAGCATTCACAAAGTTGTTGAAGCCTACCATCGCTTTGTTACCCCTAAGTAAACCTCCTTTTTCATTAGAGTTGAGGATAGTGTTGAAGTCCCTCGCCACAATGATCCTGCTACAATTATTCTTACCTAAGATATTAATTAATTGTTCCCTAAACTCTTCTTTCCTATCCAACCTAAGAGGCTCGTACACATTGATGAGAAGAAAAtggcaattagaagagagaattgTGCCTATCCCAACAATCCAAAACTCTCCTTGATCAATGACTTTGAACCTAGTTGATCTAGAATCCTAGATGATTCCCAACCCTCCTGACTGACCACTAGCCACTTGAAACACACCATCCCACTTCTTACAATAGCCCAAGAACTTTCCTCCTTTCTCTTGGTTAATCTCTGGACTTTCCTTCAGCAAAATAATCTCCGGACTTTCCTTCAGCAAACATTGCTTAACCATCCTACTTTTGTCGGGAGCCAGAAGGCCCATGACATTCCAAGAAAGGATCCTCGTCTCCCTCCAAGAGGGCACTCCGCCCCCTTGGATGCCTTAAGGAACTCAGAAATGCTTTTTCAACCGTTTTGGATTGCCTCATCTTCCCTTTACTGTTTATTAGTTTTCCTACCCTTTCTTTTTTTGGAAATACCAATCTTGACTGCTGCAGATTGGCTCAAGCACCGTCTATCTATGACTTCCAAAATGTCCTCCCCCGACCCAGGTTCCTCCGAGAGCCATATCTCTTCCGTCTCCGAATCTTCAAAAGCTTCTGTGGCATTTCCGCCACCCTTAACCGCCTTACCATCGACCTCTCCCCGACATGAATTATATATCATTTCGTGCCTCCTGCTTATCCTTACATGCCTCCCCCGCCACATTCCCTCAAGAATTCGAAACATGGAGATGAGAGTCCCCTCGACCTGTCTCTATGTCGAGAATGGGGgatttggaagaagatggattAATATTGTCATCCCTCAAGTTACTCTCTGGAATCTTATACATAGAAGGCTCTTTCGACTTCGAATGGTTGTTGTTTGCAACATTCTTTTTCGGGGTCCATCTTGTAAAATTCTTTACTCGCGAAAACCGTTCTAACTGTCTGGCATCAACCCATCGTCTCCCAAACTTAGGCCGCGAACGTTCCTCCACTTCCAGATTTTCAATTCAAAACCTACGTATACATACGTACCCCCATCAGCGTACCTTCAGAAGGATTGTCTTCACAGCCATCAGTTTTAATCTTGCGTATACATACGTACCCCCATTAGCGTACCCAATGATCTGCCAATCTTGTCCAAACACTCCTCATTCCAGTATTCGATAGGCAGGTTATATAACCGAACCCAAATTGGGTTTTCATATGGTGTGCAATCCAGGGGGTTAAATTTCGGCACCCATTTTTGCATATACAATGGGCATCCATCAACCATCAACCATCCACAACCCTTTCTGAAGAATTTTACCCCTATCATCTTCGAGGGCAAAAACTTCCACAAAGAATTTTTTCGGCAAAATTTTTACAATACAATCAACCTTCTATTGATTATCGATCCATTCTTTAATTGAAGCCCTCGTTCTCCTCTTTCCAATAATTCTGCAAATCTTCTCTCATTGCAATACTCTCCTCCATATTATCTCTCTGCTCGCAATTTGTGTTTGCACCGTTTTTCAAATGTAGATATTTACTAGGTATCATCTTGCCGTTTAATTTTAAAAACTTTCCCATTTAAAAAGGGTTGCGGTaatcttaaaaatataaaaataaaaaattaaaccatTTTTGTCGACCTATTTAAAATAGGTCAAATAAGATATATATGTTAGAAGAAATAGGAGTTTGGATATTTAAGatacatatatttaaattatatgtt from Cryptomeria japonica chromosome 3, Sugi_1.0, whole genome shotgun sequence harbors:
- the LOC131036583 gene encoding uncharacterized protein LOC131036583; translated protein: MVGFNNFVNASQLCDIKPNNGRFTWTNKRRAFTNIRERLDRFLISKGWMETDSFVSTILPYSASHHFPNLLKMDSQHRCSKGYFIFQSMWWRDLDLKSKLEGWWKESDIFKGTLSFRFVRILNFLKSKLKEWNMTCFKYIFVEKAWIEEELQFLNDKIISSGMGCSEFETEKRLKEELLEILAREKNYWRDEARETWLREGDLNMKFVHASVKVRRGINRIGRIRDSKGGWCLEEQSIGEEAVKFFESVLCNNAPLDRAKLSLVLEVIPRPVSEEDN